The genomic stretch GGTGCTTGGTGAAATTAATGCTGTAGCAAAAATTCTATAAGTATTTCATTTAGACTCCtttctaaataaaatgaaaaacagtgAATTAACCATTATATTTCTTGCTGCAATTTAACCTATTATTAGAgacataatttcttttatttaatgacTGAGAAAATTGTCAAAGAACTTTACAAAGCCAAAGAAGATTCCTCGTGCCAATGACTCTTTATAGGAAAGCTTCAGAACATCTTGGATTTTCTGCTCATAGGTTTTACACTCCTTGTCTTCATGGGCAAAGGCTCTGACTGTACGAATGTTACTAAGCTTCTCTTCTGCCAGCTGGGATAAACAGTTGttactcaaattttttttaaaattcaaaacatgTAATAAGTGACATGTCTATGTGTAAGAAGTATATTAATCTATGCAGCACAGGGCAATAAGCAATGCTAATACACAGAAAATATGTTGGCACATttcattcaaacattttctattgTAATCCCTAAAAATGTGCAAAACTAGGAAAACtccccaaaaaataaacatccagTTTTCCCTCAGTAAATAATCTTGCTTTACATGTTACATTATTGTTCACAAGAACAAGATCTTAAAGTTTCCTTTATGAAGTACTAACAAAATACTGCTCATTTTAAGAGTTGTATAAAATGCAATGCATcaaattcaaaaaagaaaaaaataataagtaaaatggTTACCTCAGTAGCACTGGCAAGCGAGTCTTGAACCCGTCGTGTAATACCTCGCATGTAACGCCCATAAATAATGGACATGGCTGCTACAGGTGGGACTACGGCAAGTGAGAAAAGAGCTAATTTTGTTGATACatacaccttaaaaaaaaaaaagtcacttttaGTGGTCTTGACAAATCTCAAAATTAGTGGAATGTCAGAATCCTTTCAATAAACCTAGGTTACTGTTGCTATTGCCACCATCATCAGTATTGTAGACAGTGttacaaatgttatttaaaaaatatcaataagtAGAACAAAACAGACAATACCATTATTTGATGAAACAAATTAGACTTGCTGAGGCCTGTAGCAGAGAGCCATTCAACCCATATCATGAGAGATACAAATGGTCGAGTTATAGAAATTATGTGATATCATCTGTTTTGTCCAGCTGATACCCTAACCTAAACCTATCCCTAACCCTGTCATTCAttatatattacattatttgtaTACCTTGACTGACTAGTATCTTCTGTCAGGCATCAATGCCCACATCCACCTTAGTTAAATGACAAATCCCATTTGTTCCCATCATACAGCCAGTACACTTATATTCCCCATCCAATATACACATTAAATAATCTTCATTGTTTCAGACCTTCCATACATTcatagaacttttaaaaaacactttgaGTCAGACTCTCTCCCTCAGATATTCATTTCCATAAACGCAAATACtaaagtttatatatacatacacttaTCCACATGCGCACACATATACTAACGAAGATTACAGTAATAAAGCTTTAGTTATCATCTCATGCTGACATCAGGCTAAACTTACCATCATCCCTACTCCACCTATTGCCTGTGCAAAAGCCCGCAAACCATCAGAAATGTTCATTGTTACAGAGTTGCCAACAAGACTTGTATCTGTTGACAAGCGATTTATGAGTTCTCCAGTCCTTGTTTTATCAAAAAAGCCAATCTCTTGCTTAATCAGAGAGCCAAACAGcttctctctcaatctcttgATGATGCGCTGGCCTGCAATCTGCATCAAGTAAATGCGACCAAAGTTAGCAGCACCTCCAATTATAAAAACACAGACCAGAATCTGACAGATGTTGTTAAGGCGACTAATAAACTGTTCATCCTGTGATGTGGTGTATATGACATCTATGACTTTCCCCATACAAAATGGCACAGACATTGTCACACCACTTGAAATCAACAGCAATCCCACAGCACCTGAAACCAGatgagattttatttaaatgtaaattatcaaatgcaaaatTGCAACcactgatactttttttttgcccaTTCATCATCAGTTTCATCCCTTAAAAATTACCCTTTTCAAAACTCGGGCATAACATCTTCAATGCCACAATATTCTGTGATGACATTAAAGAAGAATAGTTTACATCAGACCACCAATTTCATTTGTATAAAAACTCCACTCTTCTTCCATCGTTAGCATGATCTATTTATCATCATTTAACATAGGCACCAACTAGTACCTAATATTCTCCATTTCTCTGGGGCTGACAGATTAAGCAACCTCTTCACTTCTGAAGTCTTTGGAAGGGTGGATTGCTTGCTTTCCACTTTCACTGTTGGCTTTTTAACTCCCGGGTTCCTGGCTTCTGAGCTTTTGTATCGGCATTGAAAAGCGTTTGTACGGAAATTGGTTTTTGTTGCACTACACGAAATATTGCAATGAATATATTGTCTCCAAAAATGGTGGACGGAGTTCCCTCTATGCAGGCAATACTGCGCTGTGGTCTGCTTTTGCCATTTGTACAATTTGAAACATTCTGTTAAACTATTATGATGCCTAACGTGGGATTGACCTATCAAGGGTCGAGTGTATGTGTTCAAAGACAGCACTCTAATCGAATTGTTGCACTTGAACACATACATTCTGTCGCACAATAGTTTCCAAGCCATTGTCAGTTAGTTATGTCGTTTATCATACGATAATTGTATTTCTAGATGAATTCTCGTTAACTTTCCGGTTTTCTTCTAACATATGCTTTTAAGTAGACATTTTGCCCTGTCAACCAACTCGACAAAAAGTGAGTTGTTCCCCTTTATTGTAACAAAAAATAGTGATACTCAACATACTATATACCATATGTTTAATAACAAACAGCATCAACAAAACAAGTAATGGAgaagttttaataaatataaatactatatagttttaaatattatttcatattgtttctctctttttttccgtCTGGTTAATCACTGCTGGAATGTCAATGCTGGAGTTAGGGGAGTTTACCTACGATCCTTATCAGTTTAATTTATAAAGAATGATTGAAATGCACCTAGATGCGAACatcattgctgttgttttttttagatggTTTCAAGAATAATAGTGCtttctaattaaaataataaatcgtTTTGTATcaagaataattataaaacCTATGCAACGCACTTGATGACCACTTTACTCATCGTCATCACGCGATCGAGCAGTGTGAGATCGGGGATTCCCGATAGATCGTCTTCGCAACTATAAATCATTCGCGTGTTAATGAGAAAGATTTTCAAATGGCGGAAGGCGGAGATGAATTAGTTAATAATCTTGAGGGTAAGTTTGTGAAATAATTTCGCTTAATACATAAcctttatgtttgtattaaaTCGTAGTCGGATCACAACACGACGAGTAGACGAACATTTACGGCGTGGACTCAAAACACGATTAGTAATGTCCGTGCTCATAGGAATTCGGTCGAACAAGTTATAATTGATTATTGAAGACAAACACGTTTCTTGTTGCTTCCATTTTATAGACATACATGGCTACGTTTTTCAATTTTGGCGACGGTTGTTAACGAATCCTCTATAGTGTAGTTcgattgttattgttttctggGTTGGGGAGTCTGATTTAATTCACCTTTTTAGCCATTGATCTtaaatttgttcattttattaaaacttCCTGGTTGAGTCCTGGCCATTTCAGAAATGCCATGTGCTTTGAATTGGAGTTATTTGTGTGTCATTGATCATTACTTGTATAGCTTTTGCCTCCTCCCAATTTAAGTATCTATATATAGGGAGGGTcatatcacgaacttgtatattGCCTATACACATCCATAGTCTTATGCAAGAGGGTATGGGAGGTCAAGTGAACATGTACACAGAACACACACCCGTCTCCTGAAACTGCGCTGTAAACTATCACGAATAAAGATCAAGTTAAAAGCACAGATCGAATAGGAGAGATTTAATACTTTTCTCACTTATCTTTAAGAACATTGAGTGTATGGTAATGTATATGTTTGCTGATAATTGGATGGATGTCTAGAGAACTATCTCAATCAAGCAAGTGTAGATATGTATATGCGTGACTTTGACTTGAAACAGTAGAACAGAAGTTAAAATGGAAGATGATCGTTTGCAAACATTTCAGATTTATAATAATGGGCTATACAAGGCATGTCACTATAGCACCTATAAATAACTGGTACTTCAGATCTTTAGTAgagtttataataatatatctACTCAGTGCTAAAGATTAGATTAAAATTAAGATCACAGAATAAAAAGGACCAAATGTTTGAGGACAAATCCATTACACTGATGGCACAAGACACAATTATTAATTGAGTCTTATCTGTCAGGCCTAATTTTAACTGatgcaaaaaattttttttaaaatataccatCATCTGATTCATTAAAGGCACTTAATTAACAGCCCATTCTTCTGTCTTCAGTCTCCAcagtttctctcttttctgttcaGTGGAATCATACCCTGATGCCTTGATTCAGGAATATTAAAGTGTCATGCCTACTGCCTTTGAGTAACACATTTGTACAATAATATCCCTACTATTTTAGTGTGTGCTTCTAAATACTATTATTTTCCTAAAGCAATATTTGGATTCATTCTCTCTTAACATTTTGCTTGTAGAAAATCAAAATCTGAAGAACTCACAAGGGAAGATGCTGCATTGCTTGAATATGGGGTTGCCAGAACTACCTGTTGCCCACACATCAAGTTCAGGAAGTTATATCACATATAATATATACTCCGTGAAAAGTAGTACTGGTAAGGCCTTTTTTCTAGTTGCTTAAATGCtagatgagagaaaaatactgTCTGCATGTAGTTTTGGGGAAACACCATGCAGATGATTGCTTAATCTTCAGAAAATTTTCATGGAAGTATCTTTACAGAATCAAAAGCATTTTGACAGAGttggaaataaaagtacaaacattTGTATGTCAAAAGACATCatgctcaagaaaaaaaaacagagcatGTGTAGATGTGAACACATGGGCATATTGTTCTCTAAGCAAGGATTCATGTATAGATCCATATATATGTCGACTGGGTATGCTCACCTAAGGCAATcacatttttcactttcttatATCTGTTTCAATTTATACTTTGTCAGTTTAAGCTTCATTTCGTAATGACTGTGCAAGGTAACACTagagcatttatttttttttcttttttattgtttttttgaaGCTGCCATATTCTTTCTTCTCCCTTGTCTCCTTTTCTCCCATCAAAGTTGTTTCACCTGTATGTATGTTTTAGTGGGGACTTTTCTGTAATGTGGGTGTGCAATATGACAGTGATATGTTTCATTTGCATTTCGAAAGCCACTAGACTACTTTCATTTGTGTGAATTTGATATTCCTGGGACATCCATATTAATACAAACACCTATGGCAGTCACAttgcctggtttttttttctgtttgtattttgtcagtATAAGCAAAGCATTTCTGAATCACTGTACAGGTTAACACTAGTACATTTCTTTGTTCCCTTGGCAGTATAATTGCATATTATTGAATTTGTTTCTCAGATCTCAAGGGACCATTGCAGGATGCACCCCCACTTAGTCCTGTTCCTCAGGTTGCTCAGGATCCTCAGGTGACTTCCACGACAGAGAGAGATTTGGATTATTCAAAAGGTGAATGCACATGAAAAACATGTTTCCTTTCTAGAATTTAATGTGTTTCCAGAATGCATGAAGGTGAATATCGTTGTAAATTTCAGTCTTTTGAGCACACCTGTTAAGCTGCAcccacaacatttttttaaatcttaattttttttaacaaataagtTGCACTGGTTTATAATATACAATTTCAAAGCTGCTTCATAGGCATTTTGTCCTGTTTTTGGCATGATGAGGGTATTTGCTTAGCAGCTGGTCTGAATGCTTCAGTTGTATGCtgctttgatttaaaatttgaacagttaacactgtaacactGTAACAATGTTAACAGTTAACaattaacatggagctcattgaaaaataaatcagatgtGGACAAATCTGGAAAAGTCTGCAAACAAGCCACATCACTGTTTGAGCTGCAGGGTTTAAAGCAGAGGAAAAAAGTTGTGGCTTATATTCTGAAATTGATTGTAAATAACTGAATGtcttgacaatttttttaaaaactgtataaaaGTGTTAAGCGAAGGtatcacaaaaaaaatccaatttaaTGTTAGTATATTTAGAGTTTTGTGACTAATCTTTTCTGTTACTTATTCCAGCATGTCATTtgcataattataatttttcttaaaacacatTCTAAATTAAAAGATGGacaaagtgcaaaatgttttcactgGCAGAAAACATTTGCTCAGAATGAAATTATTCATCAGTTAGTATATTGTAATAATCTTATCCCACACATTTGAAAGTAGTTTTACACTTGGGTTAGCATTAAATACATGTTTTGAGTGCagcatgtttaatattttaagtacaCTGGtaacctttcctttttttaattacttacacTTACATTTGTAATGGAAGGGTCTGAAGAACACAAGTTAACAGGCCAGCGGTACCAATCAGCTCAACCTGACTCAACCTATTGTGAAAATGGAACTTACTCTGCATCAAAAACATCATTAAGAAGCTGCAGCCCAGAAGATGTCTGTTCAGAATCACAACAATTCCTCCCCTCTTCCAGCAACTTGCAAGCTCAGACTTGCTTGAGCAGTCCTCATGAAAGCCTTCGCAGTCCATCCTGCTCGCAGCCAAATGATCTTAATGTAGTCAGCAGTCCCCAGCCCACACCGGGATCAGGGTCAAACATGACTTTTCCAGCATTTTATTCACCTTTCATGCAGCCGGGAAGTGCTCCTGGAGTCTCCTGGTTACCTTATTGCGCACCTGTGTGGTTCCCCCCAACGACTATGGTACCAGGGCCACAAGGGGTAAGCATAAATCCATATATGCCACCATTTGGAAGTGGTGGCATGCCAAGCTCTCCATATTTTTACCCTCCATGTGTTCCTCCTGCTGCTACACCAGGACCTTCCAGTGTCGGGAATggctcatcgtcgtcgtctgaGAGTGAAAGTaagcaaaatgtatttttttttttaaatgtgtgcgATGTTTGGAGGGTGAGGGTAAAAAAGAAGGAACTCAAGTATTCAATTTAGAGCAGTCACATCCTTTTCATGTAAAAAATTTTTGATTGCCAAAATACAACCACGTATCCAAAATGAGAGGAATCAAGATAAATAGTAATTTTTATGACTGCTAACATAAAATGTGGAACATCACCCACTTTGACATGTTTTGCTTGCTTCATCACAAAGgaattttgaaaaagatttgtgtctgtgtgtgtatatatatatactgtcatttaatttaaaaaggaaaggaaagtaATGTGGAGAAAGGACTTAGCTTTTAAACACAGTATTAATTTCCATTcgtgaatgaaaagaaaaaaagaaaacaactgacagaTTTTCCAGTCTGACAAAACTAGGCATATCACCAGCTCCTGTAAGCCAGTGCATCGGCATTGTTTACAAGACGTGCTTCTGTTACGACTGTATCAGCTATTGGGAAAGCGAAACTTTTACTCTTGCTGGTATTCTGCATGCTGTCTAATCGTGTAGACATTTGTAATGAGAGATGTACAAGTATCATTCGAATCAGACTCATGCTTtaagataatatattttacGTCGAGTGCTCTCTCACAGACATGAGCTAAACATGCATGGAGATTAACTTGCATGGGTATCCATAATCCCACACAtctataaaacacacacaaacatattttaattaccTAAAACATCTTGGCAACTGAGCATGATTGTCAGTTCTCGCATGCCAACGAGGTGGTTCAGTGGCGCtatggttagtgcctgtcaccaatacagtgaggattggctgccttgggttcagattttgttaagggcatgctgttctttctctgcatgtggcatctgtacACAGGGCtggctttgccgtgatatagcaaTAGTTGCTGGCCCAGCATAAAACACCTATTCCCCTACCTCCACCATGGCGAACAAAGCTAGAGGATTGCTGATCATGATGATTATTTGTATTGTCTGttttacttagtttttttttatcttttgtcctCAAGCAAAATAGCAGAATTGTGGATATAAATGTTATATTTGCTTTGTTATGGTTTCTTTCACAGATGAACCAACCTCCCTTAAATATGGGATGAAAATTAATGATGAAACTCGAATAACAAGTCTTCCTTTTCCTATGATAAGATGGATTTCCATGAAAATGGACGATACATATGCAGAGAAAAACTGGCAAGATGTTGCTGATCGTCACGGCTGGATCTATGAAAAGATAAATGAGCACAAACAACAATGCTGTAACTTTCAAAGGAGTTTTTTTGAATGGATGCTTAAAAAAGATACATTTAGTACTTACACAGTTGGAAAGTTTAAGGCAGACATGAAGGCTATTCGACGGATGGATGTTTATGAAGATTTTGATGGTGAACTGAACAAACATCTCATGAAATGAAGTGACATTTTGGATAAACCTTATGAACTGTACTTGCCTGTTAAATATTTTGGtgtgcttttcattttttttaaagcttcatgGCAGCTAGCCCACTATTTTTCTTTAGCAGCTTAAACTTTGTAAATGAAACAACAATttatgaaatttcttttttttttaaaatctaaagaATTAACATGTATGCTCCTTTGTCAGTTACCCATCGCAAATTCGTTGGAAGTGTAGGGAACATCGTTGTGCTTTTACTGAATGAAGACAACTTTAGCTTTACTTTCCAACTAATGCTTATATTTTGTATATCACTGAGAAGACAGTAGTTGATATATCATGCCCAATACAATTGACACAATGCATCAGAGTGAAGTAAGAAAAGTGCTGTAGAAGAACCTTGTTTGACAAAGTATATGGGCTTTGTTTGCTATCTGACCCCTTCATCTTTCTCACCTCccactgttgtttttgttttgtttttttgcatgcTATGCAAATCCATTTGATACTAATCgaatgttttctataatttacAGAAAGTTGCTTTAATTTAAATTCCGTATggtctttaaaataatgttacctGTTGTTTGTGGAGGCTTCAAGTGAAGTCCACCAGTCATGCCAAGCAGCATTTTTAGcgatattttaacatttaatggGTTTGTTGTGCAATATATAGGCCTCTGTACCAAATTGCAGCAGAAAtagctttattttcttaatagcAACAAAATGGAGAactattcaaaagaaaaacagagaaagacaatgAATTGCTGGTTACCACTGAAGAAGTAGCATCACCTTttaactttctgttttatttaatgCCTCTTGGATCCCAGTTAGAAATGCAGTTTTTAACAGTAGTCACGTCCATGTTTGCATCCTAAATAGAATGGAGATGGTTATCGAGAAATACTAAGTATTAAGTATTGCTGCACAGTGTACAGTGAATAtgaaaaagtttacaaataacACATTCTCTGCATTTCACTACTTATCTGTGTGAACTGTTTATGTGCTACACAATGGCCACAGTAATGGGGATGATTTAATGTGAGGACATGCATGATACAAAATCACAAACAAGAGCATGCTGGAGACATCAAGTTAAATGGTTACAGCATACAGAAATAGTGTGTTCTATGTAGAAACAATTGTCAGAATTTGTCTTACCATTTGTTTCTGAATGTGCTAATCCTATCCAAAACGTGTGTGGATGTGGGCATGTTTGCATCTGAGGTGAaatggtagtgtgtgtgtgtgtgtggggggttaCAGATGCATACATTTGGTGTAtactgagataaaaaaaacctcaagtacatgtgtgtataaaatgtatgttgtttttacattgaaaaaaattttgctgCTACATGTTAACATCTTtttgatggttaaaaaaaaatcacagaaatgtCTGTTTCTAAATACCTGATTGCTTTATCATTAAAATGCCCAAGCatgaataaacaataattataaaaaacaTCACAGATGTTACATGGTATTTcaaatctttattaaataaatgctaGTTTTCTGAACAAATTAGTTGTGCATTATATCAATCTTTGCACAGACATTTGCTGATGTGCACCACTTTGATGGTTAAGCATGAATAGctcaataaaatttaaatcagacaaaaagaaaattttaaattactgcagcatattttatttctcattattCTGAAAACATTTAGTGTCAATGTGCAAAAAATCACCGATAGAAAaccaaaaagacagaaaaagaacaccAAAAAAAAGTACTACAATTCTTGCAATACACTCACAAGTTGACCTGTGTGAGCAAGGTCTACAATTAACACGAAAGAAAACAGAACTGGAATTCTGGGGTAAGAGTCAGGAATGCCTCTCTCCACAAAAAAGAACAGTGGCCCAATTCCCATTAATCATCCACTTTTTATCCTTCTTGCTTATTTCTTCTGCCAGTCCCTCCTGCAAGCCTGTGACCACATCTGCTTTCAGAGCTCGGAGACTGCACAGAGGCGCTGGATTAAAACCGCGGAGACACACTGAAAAAGGTGTGGCAGGGTTCCACTGCCTATCACCAGAAAGCTTACGAAAATTCAAATCTCctttgaaaaatatcaaatcAGCTTTTGCTAAGTCTGCATACAATTCTGGGCTATGTTTCTTCATTTCACTAAAGTCATATGGCAGTGTCCAGAAGTGGTCACATTTTAGCACCCAAGAGCCATCTTGCAACCTTGACTTCCATCTGGATGCAAAGTGAGCTATTGCATCATTACTAGAGGCACCCATGGTATTTAGAGTCCAAACAAAATCCTCTTTAGTGACATCGGATACAAACCATGGCATTGCCTTGCCATGAAAGCAGATAGATGATGCAAGGCCTAAAAGCAGCAGGAGCTCCGCAAAACAAAGATCAGTGACCAGTTCAAAGCCAGCATTATCCAAGACAATGTCCACCCGCCCAGACTGGCCATTCCTGCTAGAAACAGCACTGCTTAAGGCTGCCAAAATAGCAGGGGTTTCATCAGCAAGAATGTTAGGTTTTAGGTGGGTTAATTGTTCTAGAATAcagtgtttctgtgtgttttccAATCCCTGAGTAATGGACAGGTCACACTTGTTTCCCCAAAGCGCAACCTGCAATGGTATATTTATTGTGATAAATGATGCGtgcaaatataaaacaaagttcACCAattcaagctttaaaaaaaattcacagataATTATTCCTGATTCTGTCTCATACATGTACAACAATTAGTAGATTACACAAAAGTTATATCTAAATAGtgattttcatcattttgtaatTGCCTTAGGCTGCTTTtgagattattaaaaaaacaagttatttaatatttctacTGTGTATAGCAAACTTCCTGTAAAATAACTTTAGaggcattttaaaatttataaaattcatCACACACCCATGGGGTCAAGACTTACCGTTagatcatcatcactaccacaCAGCTCCTTTCTGAAGATCCACTCTTTTTTCAGATAGGCACACCAAAAGACTAACACCAAAACATAACTCAAGAGTGAGAACAGAATATTGTCATACTTGCAAAAACTGAGCAAAAAGTTCAGCTGCACCATTTCCCTCTCCTTTCTCCAGACTGGTGCTCACTTCCTTCAGGTAAAGTAGCAGAGAGCCAATGGCAGCCTCAGAACTCAGGTATGCTGTCTGCTTCTGGTCAGCAAATAGATCATAAGTTTGAagcttttttctgaaaaagagaTTTTAGCAGCATCTAGCAAAGTTGGTAAATAATGGTGGTGTTTTTAGAAGTTTTATGACACATTCTGTCAAGGCCATATTATGCagtagatgtgtatgtgtgcacctGTGCTTACAGAGGCAATTGCATTCTAGCTCACATTTATTTAGCCCCACCTTAAAGGGTAACTCCAGTAAaaacttatttgaaaataagtagGTTTAAATCACCAAAAGTCATATAAGACACTAAGTCTCAGTATATAAGTGAAAGCCTGTTAAATTCATAAGGTATAAGCCTTAATTTGTAcatcacatttttcatttggatttttaaatgtagctaaataaaatcataaaaaataaacttgtctggagagcaaattaaaattttttaaaagaaagcagaaataaaCTTCCTACTGCAGTCCATTATGAAATAGAACTTTCTTGTAAGTCACTTTTTAAAGTAATTAGGCATATCCAATTGTTTtaaacacacccacccacccacccccaaaaaaatatataagattgGAAACTGTGTTAAATGAAATGTATGATCACTGCAATGACTATCCCTGTAGGAAATAGATTCTAATGGTCACATACcatgtagaaatgaataaacatgatGAAAAACAAGTGCATAATACATGGCTCTAAAACAGTAGCTGTGTTGGTGTGCACCCATGTACCAGTGATTTAGAACAGAAAGGTACatccagaaaaattaaaatcttcaaattaaTGTCTTCCTGCTTAATGCTAAAGGATGTAACTCCATCTAAAACTGGAGTGACCGGATTTCATccctttttcactttcttttttttaatatatataatgctaAGTGAGTTATTGGTGTATGCAGAACATTAAATTGTGTGCAGCTGCTGAAAGGGctgtatatatttgtacattaCACTGTAGTTAACTTGGATAACCAAGACACATTTATGCATAAAAAGCtaccataaaaataagaaatacatACGATGTCTTCACATAGTCACAAAGGGCACGGTACATGTAGCATTCAACATACAGCCATGGTGCACTATACCATGTTGGAGGTTCACCATTGTTAGCATCAGTCCTAGCATTAAGCTCGGCATTCCATATTACCACATCAGGCGCATCTCCTTCAAGTGGCTGAAttggtttgtctgtctgcactTCATATCTGAGTTTGGAAACTTTGCCAATAATGGTTTTAAGGTCGTCTGTGGCTTCCTAAATAACCAGATAATGTTGTACTCTTTCA from Pomacea canaliculata isolate SZHN2017 linkage group LG8, ASM307304v1, whole genome shotgun sequence encodes the following:
- the LOC112570982 gene encoding ATP-binding cassette sub-family B member 10, mitochondrial-like, with product MAWKLLCDRMYVFKCNNSIRVLSLNTYTRPLIGQSHVRHHNSLTECFKLYKWQKQTTAQYCLHRGNSVHHFWRQYIHCNISCSATKTNFRTNAFQCRYKSSEARNPGVKKPTVKVESKQSTLPKTSEVKRLLNLSAPEKWRILGAVGLLLISSGVTMSVPFCMGKVIDVIYTTSQDEQFISRLNNICQILVCVFIIGGAANFGRIYLMQIAGQRIIKRLREKLFGSLIKQEIGFFDKTRTGELINRLSTDTSLVGNSVTMNISDGLRAFAQAIGGVGMMVYVSTKLALFSLAVVPPVAAMSIIYGRYMRGITRRVQDSLASATELAEEKLSNIRTVRAFAHEDKECKTYEQKIQDVLKLSYKESLARGIFFGFTGLTGNLIVLSVFYYGGMMMTESQITVGELSAFLLYAAYVGISIGGLSSFYTELNRGLGASYRLWELIDRKPLIPVSALELPAEFMRTLPAVQGNISFCDVVFSYPSRPDIIIFNNFNLRASAGQVTAVVGPSGSGKSTVFGLLLRLYDPVSGSIILDGHDIKTLDPTWLRSHIGTVSQEPILFSCSVGENIAYGATDPDSVTLHQIEEAARKANAYSFVKGFPEGFDTLVGERGLMLSGGQRQRIAIARAILKNPEILLLDEATSALDAESEYLVHDALDKLMAGRTVLTIAHRLSTIKTAGQIAVINEGQIAEIGSYSELMSINEGFFKKLVERQTISLS
- the LOC112570985 gene encoding uncharacterized protein LOC112570985, producing MAEGGDELVNNLEENQNLKNSQGKMLHCLNMGLPELPVAHTSSSGSYITYNIYSVKSSTDLKGPLQDAPPLSPVPQVAQDPQVTSTTERDLDYSKGSEEHKLTGQRYQSAQPDSTYCENGTYSASKTSLRSCSPEDVCSESQQFLPSSSNLQAQTCLSSPHESLRSPSCSQPNDLNVVSSPQPTPGSGSNMTFPAFYSPFMQPGSAPGVSWLPYCAPVWFPPTTMVPGPQGVSINPYMPPFGSGGMPSSPYFYPPCVPPAATPGPSSVGNGSSSSSESENEPTSLKYGMKINDETRITSLPFPMIRWISMKMDDTYAEKNWQDVADRHGWIYEKINEHKQQCCNFQRSFFEWMLKKDTFSTYTVGKFKADMKAIRRMDVYEDFDGELNKHLMK
- the LOC112570984 gene encoding protein-glutamate O-methyltransferase-like, whose translation is MTADSAPEPLSAKVESSFAYYTINARLPVTLSQIADSLYRKKDSVKTLGQEATDDLKTIIGKVSKLRYEVQTDKPIQPLEGDAPDVVIWNAELNARTDANNGEPPTWYSAPWLYVECYMYRALCDYVKTSKKLQTYDLFADQKQTAYLSSEAAIGSLLLYLKEVSTSLEKGEGNGAAELFAQFLQVALWGNKCDLSITQGLENTQKHCILEQLTHLKPNILADETPAILAALSSAVSSRNGQSGRVDIVLDNAGFELVTDLCFAELLLLLGLASSICFHGKAMPWFVSDVTKEDFVWTLNTMGASSNDAIAHFASRWKSRLQDGSWVLKCDHFWTLPYDFSEMKKHSPELYADLAKADLIFFKGDLNFRKLSGDRQWNPATPFSVCLRGFNPAPLCSLRALKADVVTGLQEGLAEEISKKDKKWMINGNWATVLFCGERHS